A DNA window from Gossypium arboreum isolate Shixiya-1 unplaced genomic scaffold, ASM2569848v2 Contig00178, whole genome shotgun sequence contains the following coding sequences:
- the LOC108454524 gene encoding chalcone synthase-like yields MCDKSMIKKRHMYLTEEILKENPNMCPYMASSLDARQAIVVVEVPKLGKEAATKAIKEWGHPKSKITHLVFCTTSGVDMPGADYQLIKLLGLRPSVKRIMMYQLGCFAGGTVLRLAKDLAKNNKEARVLVVCSEITAVTFRGPSDTHLDSLVGQAFFADGAAAVIIGAEPDSKTERPLFQLVSAAQTILPDSDGAIDGHLREVGLTFHLLKDVPGLISKNIEKSLVEAFSPIGIWDWNSIFWIAHPGGPAILDQIEAKLGLKEDKLRATRHVLSEFGNMSSACVLFIMDEMRKKSLDQGMPTTGEGYEWGVLFGLGPGPTVETVVLHSIHTQAN; encoded by the exons ATGT GCGACAAGTCAATGATCAAGAAACGTCACATGTACCTGACTGAGGAAATCTTGAAGGAAAATCCAAACATGTGCCCCTACATGGCTTCATCTCTGGACGCGCGCCAAGCAATAGTGGTGGTGGAGGTGCCAAAGCTGGGAAAAGAAGCCGCAACAAAGGCCATCAAAGAATGGGGACACCCTAAATCTAAGATCACCCACCTTGTTTTCTGCACTACTTCTGGTGTAGACATGCCTGGTGCGGACTACCAACTTATCAAGCTCCTAGGACTGAGACCCTCTGTGAAGAGGATCATGATGTATCAGCTAGGCTGCTTTGCTGGTGGAACCGTGCTTCGTCTCGCCAAGGATTTGGCTAAAAATAACAAGGAGGCTCGGGTTCTGGTGGTGTGCTCCGAGATCACGGCTGTCACTTTTCGTGGACCCTCTGATACGCACTTGGATTCTCTAGTGGGCCAAGCATTTTTTGCTGATGGCGCTGCAGCTGTCATAATAGGTGCTGAACCTGATTCCAAAACTGAACGCCCACTATTCCAGCTTGTATCAGCTGCTCAGACAATCTTGCCAGATTCAGATGGGGCCATTGACGGACACTTGCGTGAAGTCGGCCTCACTTTTCATTTGTTGAAAGACGTACCTGGATTGATCTCAAAGAACATAGAAAAAAGCTTGGTTGAAGCATTCTCACCAATTGGCATCTGGGACTGGAACTCCATCTTCTGGATCGCTCACCCTGGTGGCCCTGCAATACTTGACCAAATCGAAGCCAAACTAGGTCTCAAAGAAGACAAACTCAGGGCTACCCGTCATGTGCTGAGCGAGTTTGGCAACATGTCAAGTGCATGTGTGTTATTTATCATGGACGAGATGAGAAAGAAATCCCTTGACCAAGGAATGCCGACCACCGGTGAAGGGTATGAGTGGGGTGTCCTTTTCGGATTGGGGCCAGGTCCCACTGTGGAAACTGTTGTGCTACACAGTATACATACACAGGCAAACTGA